The following proteins are co-located in the Myxococcales bacterium genome:
- a CDS encoding 2Fe-2S iron-sulfur cluster binding domain-containing protein yields the protein MSPAVVETLVQVVGILIVAFAFAEVGLATASRLRRFSFEKNRYDVALENLEERLMTARVRRVDRERESQSWNGIRKFRVARKINEGGDITSFYLEAHDGKPIASHQPGQFLTFSLKLPDKKRPEVRCYSLSDMARPHGYRVSIKRVPPPRKLPDVPPGKVSNFMHDDVKEGDILDCLAPAGDFFLDLTHRSPIVLIAGGIGLTPMVAMLNAVAEHGFDREVWLFYGVRDVNEQVMVDHLTEVARQYPNQFRFNMCYSGTDISTLPPDPDISRHGERVSVDLFKRTLPSSNFNYYICGPPPLMDSITHGLREWGVPDGYVHFESFGPASVTKTPKAEEVAAAAGTNLTISFSKSGEEFQWDPAAGNILAFALDKDIDIASGCRAGSCGTCVSAIKEGEIEYLKPPSTKPDEGSCLTCISVPKTNLVIDA from the coding sequence ATGTCGCCCGCAGTGGTCGAAACCCTGGTTCAAGTCGTGGGGATCCTGATCGTCGCCTTTGCCTTTGCCGAAGTCGGGCTGGCGACGGCCTCACGTCTGAGAAGATTTTCCTTCGAGAAAAACCGCTACGACGTCGCCCTCGAGAACCTCGAAGAGCGGCTGATGACTGCGCGGGTTCGCCGAGTGGATCGCGAGCGCGAGAGCCAGTCCTGGAACGGAATTCGGAAGTTTCGCGTCGCCCGCAAGATCAACGAGGGCGGAGACATCACCTCCTTCTATCTAGAAGCTCACGACGGAAAGCCAATTGCTTCTCATCAGCCGGGTCAGTTCTTGACCTTTTCGTTGAAACTGCCAGACAAGAAACGACCCGAAGTACGCTGCTATTCGCTTTCGGACATGGCGCGGCCTCATGGTTATCGCGTTTCGATCAAACGCGTACCGCCTCCCCGCAAGTTGCCCGATGTCCCGCCGGGCAAGGTTTCCAACTTCATGCACGACGACGTGAAAGAGGGGGACATCCTCGACTGCCTCGCGCCGGCTGGAGATTTTTTTCTCGACCTCACTCATCGCAGCCCCATCGTCCTGATTGCCGGGGGGATCGGCCTGACACCCATGGTCGCAATGTTGAACGCGGTAGCCGAGCACGGCTTCGACCGCGAAGTATGGCTGTTTTACGGTGTACGGGACGTCAACGAGCAAGTCATGGTGGACCATCTGACCGAAGTAGCCCGTCAGTACCCCAACCAGTTCAGGTTCAACATGTGTTACAGCGGCACCGACATCAGCACGCTGCCGCCGGACCCCGACATCAGCCGGCACGGTGAGCGAGTCAGTGTCGACCTGTTCAAGCGCACTCTGCCTTCCAGCAACTTCAACTACTACATCTGTGGCCCACCGCCGTTGATGGACAGCATCACCCACGGCTTGCGCGAATGGGGCGTCCCGGATGGGTACGTACACTTCGAATCCTTCGGACCCGCCAGTGTGACGAAGACGCCCAAGGCCGAAGAAGTCGCCGCCGCCGCGGGTACCAATCTGACCATTTCATTCTCCAAGTCGGGAGAAGAATTTCAGTGGGATCCGGCTGCGGGCAATATCCTCGCCTTTGCCCTCGACAAAGACATCGACATCGCCAGTGGGTGCCGGGCGGGCAGTTGTGGAACCTGTGTGTCGGCGATCAAGGAAGGCGAGATCGAGTACCTGAAACCACCGAGCACGAAACCCGACGAAGGTTCGTGTCTGACCTGTATCAGCGTTCCAAAGACCAATCTCGTAATCGACGCGTAG